A window of Haliscomenobacter hydrossis DSM 1100 contains these coding sequences:
- a CDS encoding IS110 family transposase, which yields MQTLSQIYVGVDVSKDELVVAYPQAQGGWVKAKITNELADIFEWLNKLELKDKFFILEHTGPYSQRLIHALDKVGATFSVVNPIQSRSMAKLLMKTNKTDDQDAQTLSQLGQTLKTQVYRMPSSIEKNRKEAFSALVSLQKQEGQLKNQLHAFQFLVDPNPVAVRALEQVLHSVRLAIADLEAQIKPQIEEAQACDLVKRISSVKGIGQTTAEALVTLFGDFSSFECAKAFAKFLGLTPSEFSSGKSVRGRRFITKKGNSKIRGLLFNCARSAMNHNPTCKALYQRIIAKEKNGKIALTAVMHKLARIVFGVVKSGRLYDPNFTIQKKCV from the coding sequence ATGCAAACTTTGTCGCAAATTTATGTTGGTGTGGATGTCTCTAAAGACGAACTTGTAGTAGCCTATCCTCAAGCTCAAGGAGGGTGGGTGAAAGCCAAAATTACCAATGAATTAGCTGACATTTTCGAGTGGTTGAACAAGCTTGAACTAAAAGACAAATTCTTTATTTTGGAACATACTGGGCCTTATTCCCAGAGACTGATCCATGCCCTAGATAAGGTCGGCGCTACCTTTTCGGTTGTCAATCCGATTCAAAGTCGCTCAATGGCCAAACTACTCATGAAAACCAACAAGACAGATGACCAGGATGCTCAGACACTTTCTCAACTAGGGCAGACCCTTAAAACTCAAGTCTACCGCATGCCCAGCAGTATTGAAAAAAATCGAAAAGAGGCTTTTTCTGCTCTTGTTTCGCTACAAAAACAAGAAGGCCAACTCAAAAACCAGTTGCATGCTTTTCAATTTTTGGTAGACCCTAATCCTGTTGCTGTGCGTGCTTTAGAGCAGGTTTTGCATAGTGTGCGCTTGGCTATTGCGGATTTAGAGGCTCAAATCAAACCTCAAATCGAAGAGGCTCAAGCATGCGATTTAGTTAAGCGAATCAGTTCCGTCAAAGGTATTGGTCAAACCACCGCCGAAGCCTTGGTTACCCTTTTTGGGGATTTTAGTTCTTTTGAATGTGCTAAAGCTTTTGCTAAATTCCTGGGACTCACTCCATCTGAGTTTTCTTCCGGTAAATCAGTCCGAGGGCGAAGATTCATCACCAAGAAAGGCAACAGCAAAATTAGGGGACTACTCTTTAACTGTGCCCGTAGTGCCATGAATCACAACCCGACTTGTAAAGCCCTTTACCAACGTATCATCGCTAAAGAAAAAAACGGTAAAATAGCTTTGACTGCCGTCATGCATAAACTAGCGCGTATTGTTTTTGGAGTTGTGAAATCGGGACGATTGTATGACCCTAATTTCACTATTCAAAAAAAATGTGTTTAA
- a CDS encoding phosphoribosylglycinamide formyltransferase, protein MKNIAIFASGSGSNARKIMEYFAERNDVSVQIVISNRADAGVLKIAENFGVDSIVVQRRTFYESEDVLSVLNKYEISLIVLAGFLWLVPPYLVEAYQGRIVNIHPALLPKYGGKGMHGIHVHEAVKKANEKESGITIHFVNDHYDEGQIIFQARCQLSPSDAPEDIARKVLQLEHKHYPEIIDQLLHRF, encoded by the coding sequence GTGAAAAACATTGCCATTTTTGCTTCGGGCTCGGGTTCCAATGCCCGGAAGATCATGGAGTACTTTGCGGAACGCAACGATGTGAGTGTACAAATTGTCATTTCCAATCGCGCCGACGCCGGAGTGTTAAAAATTGCTGAAAATTTTGGGGTTGATTCAATAGTTGTTCAACGCCGTACGTTCTATGAGTCGGAAGATGTATTATCTGTGTTGAATAAATATGAAATCTCCCTGATCGTTTTGGCTGGATTCTTGTGGTTGGTTCCACCGTACCTAGTCGAAGCGTACCAAGGCCGAATCGTAAATATTCATCCGGCACTCCTCCCTAAATATGGAGGCAAAGGAATGCACGGAATACATGTTCACGAAGCCGTTAAAAAGGCCAATGAAAAAGAAAGTGGAATCACGATTCACTTTGTAAACGACCACTACGACGAAGGTCAAATTATTTTCCAAGCCCGTTGTCAACTTTCACCCTCGGATGCTCCGGAAGACATTGCCCGGAAGGTCCTACAACTGGAACACAAACACTACCCGGAAATCATAGATCAATTGCTCCATAGGTTTTAA
- a CDS encoding pirin family protein: MRTVANIIKSERIQLGRTTVKQALPTVRVEQVSPFLLLHHFGPFQVEPGEEAFDVAPHPHRGFEPVTFLYSGGLRHKDSRNNEGILKSGDVQWMTAGRGIIHSERASPEFLENGGTIEGIQLWINLPQAKKMVEPGYQDIKVEQIPQWTEDESRVKIRLVAGDYNGLKGPAQTFTPILALQIELNREGKTFVEIPESFNAMAYILRGEVTLNENFSYKSETLLHFRNDGGGFSLKSNEPSHILVLAGEPINEPLAQWGPYVMNTQTEILEAMRDYQMGKMGFYID; encoded by the coding sequence ATGAGAACAGTTGCCAATATCATAAAGAGTGAACGCATTCAACTGGGTAGAACCACGGTGAAGCAGGCACTCCCCACCGTGCGGGTCGAACAGGTCAGCCCATTTTTGTTGTTGCACCATTTTGGTCCATTTCAAGTTGAACCAGGGGAAGAGGCCTTTGATGTAGCGCCTCACCCGCACCGCGGGTTTGAGCCAGTAACTTTTTTGTACAGCGGAGGCCTTCGGCACAAAGACAGCCGCAACAACGAAGGGATCCTCAAAAGTGGCGATGTTCAGTGGATGACTGCAGGCCGAGGCATCATCCACAGTGAAAGGGCTTCTCCTGAATTTCTGGAAAATGGCGGCACCATTGAAGGAATTCAATTGTGGATCAATTTACCACAGGCTAAAAAAATGGTGGAACCCGGGTATCAAGACATCAAAGTAGAACAAATTCCACAATGGACAGAAGACGAATCTCGGGTAAAGATACGTTTGGTAGCTGGTGATTACAATGGACTGAAAGGCCCTGCACAGACCTTTACGCCAATTTTGGCCTTGCAAATAGAATTGAACCGCGAAGGAAAAACTTTTGTCGAAATTCCTGAAAGTTTCAATGCAATGGCGTATATTTTGCGTGGAGAAGTGACCCTGAACGAAAATTTTTCGTATAAAAGTGAAACTTTACTCCATTTTCGTAACGATGGCGGCGGTTTTTCGTTAAAGTCAAATGAACCCAGCCATATTTTGGTCTTGGCTGGAGAACCCATCAATGAGCCTCTGGCACAATGGGGGCCATACGTCATGAACACCCAAACGGAAATCCTCGAAGCCATGAGGGATTACCAAATGGGGAAAATGGGGTTTTATATTGATTAA
- a CDS encoding GtrA family protein encodes MALIDKLKTLLQLKLKYAASAGIATAVDYGIFFSLKNLLHYSATYAQPPAYAAGVIVNFLLQKRFVFELKRSAWSAFGLALVVSMGGLLLSTAIIYLLDNYIPFFQQQTLLAKLLTSGIVFFYNFYLKRLVFEGKFI; translated from the coding sequence ATGGCGCTAATCGATAAGCTCAAAACCCTACTCCAACTCAAACTCAAATACGCGGCATCTGCCGGAATTGCTACCGCAGTGGACTATGGCATTTTTTTTAGCCTCAAAAACCTACTGCATTATTCGGCTACTTATGCCCAACCTCCCGCTTATGCCGCCGGGGTGATCGTCAATTTTTTGCTTCAAAAACGCTTCGTATTTGAACTGAAACGTTCGGCCTGGTCTGCATTTGGGCTAGCGCTGGTGGTGTCTATGGGTGGCTTGCTCCTGAGTACTGCCATCATTTATTTATTGGATAATTACATTCCTTTTTTTCAGCAGCAAACCCTGTTGGCCAAATTATTGACATCTGGCATCGTCTTTTTTTACAATTTCTACTTAAAAAGGCTGGTTTTTGAAGGTAAATTCATCTGA
- a CDS encoding 5' nucleotidase, NT5C type — protein sequence MKRIAVDMDEVVADVLPKFLTIFESINGRMPNEEEYQGRKIYQVPGGENLREALYHKGFFADLPLIPGAQEGIQTLLDQGNEIFFVTAAQEFRNSLEDKYDWLLQYFPNISWRNFVFCGDKSIISADYLIDDHAFNLRTFSGKGLLFTAPHNLHETEFTRVNDWPEVLAFFAQENQANGANR from the coding sequence ATGAAACGTATTGCTGTAGACATGGACGAGGTCGTGGCCGACGTTCTGCCTAAGTTTTTGACTATATTTGAATCCATTAATGGCCGGATGCCCAATGAGGAAGAATACCAGGGAAGAAAAATATACCAGGTACCCGGAGGAGAAAATTTGCGTGAAGCCCTTTACCACAAGGGTTTTTTTGCTGATTTGCCCCTCATTCCCGGCGCACAGGAAGGCATCCAAACCCTTTTAGACCAGGGAAACGAAATTTTTTTTGTCACTGCCGCACAAGAATTTCGCAATAGTTTGGAAGACAAATACGATTGGCTGCTGCAATATTTCCCCAACATTTCCTGGAGAAACTTTGTCTTTTGTGGTGATAAAAGCATCATCAGCGCCGATTACCTCATCGATGACCATGCCTTTAATTTGCGCACTTTTTCCGGAAAAGGGCTCCTCTTTACTGCTCCACACAACCTCCACGAAACCGAATTTACCAGGGTAAACGACTGGCCGGAAGTACTGGCTTTTTTCGCACAGGAAAACCAGGCCAATGGCGCTAATCGATAA
- a CDS encoding pseudouridine synthase, with protein MAKQMRRKPSASGKPKTERRPSAYGKTKAERRPSAPESTEGMRLNKYVAHCGVASRREAAEIVKQGHITVNSVVETEPFYQIKTGDIVKYKGQVIRPEVRRVYYLMNKPKNVITTTSDEKGRKTVLDLVADRVEERVFPVGRLDRDTTGLLLLTNDGELALKMTHPSYKIKKIYHATLNKTVSKEDLEKIRAGLELEDGPAPVDAADYIIERPHSEVGLTVHIGRNRIVRRIFEHLGYEVLKLDRVYLGGLTKKDLPRGFVRRLTSQELIMLKHFTGK; from the coding sequence ATGGCAAAACAAATGCGCCGTAAACCAAGTGCTAGCGGCAAACCAAAAACAGAACGCAGACCCAGTGCTTACGGCAAGACAAAAGCAGAACGTAGACCCAGTGCTCCGGAATCCACCGAGGGCATGCGCCTCAATAAATATGTTGCTCATTGTGGGGTTGCTTCCCGCCGTGAGGCCGCCGAAATTGTCAAACAAGGCCATATTACGGTCAACAGTGTAGTGGAAACGGAACCTTTTTACCAAATCAAAACCGGGGATATTGTCAAATACAAAGGCCAGGTCATTCGCCCTGAAGTGCGCCGGGTGTATTATTTGATGAACAAACCCAAAAACGTCATCACCACTACCTCCGATGAAAAAGGCCGCAAAACCGTACTGGACCTGGTAGCCGATCGGGTCGAAGAACGGGTATTCCCGGTAGGCCGTCTGGACCGCGATACGACTGGCCTGCTCTTGCTGACCAACGACGGAGAATTGGCGCTAAAAATGACCCACCCGAGCTACAAAATCAAAAAAATCTACCACGCCACCCTGAATAAAACGGTTTCCAAAGAGGATCTGGAGAAAATTCGGGCGGGACTGGAACTGGAAGACGGCCCCGCGCCCGTGGATGCCGCCGATTACATTATAGAGCGTCCGCACAGCGAAGTAGGCCTGACCGTCCACATTGGCCGCAACCGCATCGTGCGCCGCATTTTTGAACACTTGGGCTACGAAGTGCTCAAACTGGATCGGGTGTATTTAGGCGGATTGACGAAGAAGGATTTGCCACGGGGCTTTGTGCGCAGGTTGACGAGTCAGGAGCTGATTATGTTGAAGCATTTTACGGGGAAGTAG
- a CDS encoding SPOR domain-containing protein — translation MLKKLVFLLLNFSLICSLNAQTAKKLMRQGEDAFTKGNYVQAADFFEKSWVKGKKPEAVFKAGEAYYLLRNYRKASEAYLNVKDKNDQFPLVGLKYARSLKQDGQYDKASKAFSDFRDNYNGDGKAVLEDIVQSEIQGCELGKLLPAQAQQGIDVNHAGAGINTSDNEFGPLPIDKGLLYFSSTIGGTARIYRSGLADNAWGKGSTPENFPVIQKGQYCHGSLTPDGQRFYFTICDAASNFSNSTTRCEIYVIRKQAAGWSAPEMLPEAINAKGTTATQPNVVQAGGKEILYFASNRTGGRGGMDLWYAERPLSATGNTFSSPINLGSAINTLGDEMTPYFSPGEGVLYFASNGQTSIGGFDIFSSRGELSNWAPADNLGLPYNSPADDYYYIKHSDGEGGFLVSNRIVAGEKLTTKDDDIFEIKNKLLVAKLQGNVFAQETGEPINRYLLTLYEIRADESESILLNREFNASTYDLELLPNRKFRVEITAQGYATGAYTFVTDNPNGQAYGQPLMLVKLGGGVATTNPANNNPTTNPPNTNPGNNPPTGNPNPNYPPNTNPGNNPPPNNYPGANPSGGTYTARGAGPADKEEYATDAPRYEGEYYKIQLVALSNYRSDDKRYTPLTELGNLQTETILSKKMTRVLVATFYTKDDAKRALAAVKKKGFTLAFIVKYNNGERYGRVNL, via the coding sequence ATGTTGAAAAAACTAGTCTTTTTGCTGCTCAACTTCAGCCTCATTTGCTCCCTTAATGCGCAAACCGCAAAAAAATTGATGAGACAAGGTGAAGATGCCTTCACCAAGGGAAATTATGTCCAGGCCGCTGATTTTTTTGAAAAATCATGGGTTAAAGGGAAAAAACCGGAAGCGGTTTTTAAAGCGGGTGAAGCTTACTATCTGCTGCGCAATTACCGCAAAGCCTCCGAAGCATACCTCAACGTGAAGGACAAAAACGATCAATTCCCTTTGGTAGGGCTAAAGTATGCCCGCAGCCTCAAGCAGGATGGGCAATACGACAAAGCCTCGAAAGCTTTCAGCGACTTTCGCGACAACTACAACGGTGATGGAAAAGCCGTATTGGAAGACATTGTACAATCGGAAATACAGGGTTGTGAACTCGGAAAATTATTGCCCGCTCAAGCCCAGCAAGGCATTGATGTCAATCATGCTGGTGCAGGTATAAACACCAGTGACAACGAATTTGGTCCATTGCCCATCGACAAGGGGTTGCTTTACTTTTCCTCTACCATTGGAGGTACGGCACGTATTTACCGCTCTGGATTGGCCGACAATGCCTGGGGTAAAGGATCTACGCCAGAAAACTTCCCCGTCATCCAGAAAGGTCAATACTGCCATGGCTCGTTGACTCCTGATGGGCAACGCTTTTATTTCACCATCTGTGATGCGGCTAGTAATTTTAGCAACAGCACCACTCGCTGCGAAATTTACGTGATCCGCAAACAAGCCGCAGGTTGGTCCGCTCCGGAAATGCTTCCCGAAGCCATCAACGCGAAAGGAACGACCGCTACCCAACCCAACGTCGTACAAGCTGGAGGTAAGGAAATCCTTTACTTTGCATCCAACCGTACGGGTGGCCGGGGCGGGATGGACCTCTGGTATGCTGAGCGTCCCTTGAGTGCAACCGGGAATACTTTTTCTAGCCCCATTAACCTGGGGTCAGCCATCAATACCTTGGGTGATGAAATGACCCCTTATTTTAGCCCTGGTGAAGGCGTGCTGTATTTTGCTTCCAACGGCCAAACGTCAATTGGTGGATTTGATATTTTCAGTTCAAGAGGAGAGCTGAGTAACTGGGCACCAGCCGACAACCTGGGATTGCCTTACAACTCGCCTGCCGACGATTATTACTACATCAAACACAGTGATGGAGAAGGGGGCTTTTTGGTGTCGAACCGTATTGTTGCAGGGGAAAAACTGACCACCAAAGACGACGATATTTTTGAAATCAAAAATAAACTGTTGGTGGCCAAATTGCAAGGGAATGTCTTTGCACAAGAAACTGGTGAGCCCATCAATAGGTATTTGTTGACCTTGTACGAAATTCGCGCTGACGAGTCGGAATCTATCCTGCTCAACCGTGAATTCAATGCCAGCACTTACGACCTTGAACTGCTGCCCAACCGCAAGTTTCGGGTAGAGATCACCGCGCAAGGTTACGCTACTGGAGCGTATACCTTTGTTACCGACAACCCGAATGGACAGGCCTATGGTCAACCTTTGATGTTGGTAAAATTGGGTGGTGGGGTAGCGACTACCAATCCGGCCAATAATAATCCGACTACCAACCCGCCAAACACCAATCCAGGGAACAATCCACCTACCGGGAATCCAAACCCCAACTATCCACCGAATACCAATCCAGGGAACAATCCTCCACCCAACAATTATCCTGGAGCCAATCCAAGTGGAGGTACTTACACCGCCCGTGGAGCTGGCCCGGCAGATAAAGAGGAATACGCTACGGATGCGCCACGTTACGAAGGCGAGTACTATAAAATCCAGTTGGTTGCCTTGAGCAATTACCGGTCTGATGATAAGCGTTATACGCCATTGACCGAGTTGGGCAATCTACAAACTGAAACGATCCTCAGCAAAAAGATGACCCGCGTATTGGTGGCTACTTTTTATACCAAAGACGACGCCAAGCGGGCACTCGCTGCGGTAAAGAAAAAAGGTTTTACCCTGGCCTTCATTGTGAAATACAACAATGGCGAACGTTACGGACGGGTAAATCTGTAA
- a CDS encoding peptidoglycan-binding domain-containing protein, with amino-acid sequence MRRIPYFIFFSLLLSCISLVAQSNNSYFTILVGTFTGNRPENYKTVENLGFLFAKEKPNQVFDVYIGGYDTALEAAQLLAQVKKAGFSAAKIQQYVVRDNQSVASIQIASFDASAPVNWARYQQLNGELLVIPNDNGAKLLTGFYPNIEAARKELPKIQALGFADAFVRTVHPTFLHQVGGFETGNKPKEISATAQIGPKKTTVVAKPAVRPQPTFLPVDYQLNPANNNTVAIVPGVTNPPASYSSIPPPNSNTANNSNNNRPAPGGNGQAQFKWDTPGANTTTAKTPNQVPASYEASTSNNSNNTYGTAAPNYNYNNASGVKGVNVPPANNTNQGNALNQSNPNVAPVAIYRASVKELQQALVQEGAYRSAVDGYSNAATEQAYSAFQERNRLMTRYAALAQLNGNQNMTESTRLRKMLNHLDQDANPSASLASINHPLSKAYMAYQSFSTRGPGFETNNYMNGAIRDVFATRNVSNQISFDSRAVYAYTDLRQFILHLYYLHAVLGDEYPLPCWLNEKHPQESGEAQGLFNSSSSLPLPTQSCTEVEDDQKTTKVLQLLAEDIGVDKPAETLLKQANEHRNQLYAGKIQLSATEQTQLDAWSTELMNKLNIWSAQDPLHAELVRAFRVVFYQTQVQMEDHFIAQGMPVPKARYMALATQHTLVSPYLQRFE; translated from the coding sequence ATGCGACGCATTCCATACTTTATTTTTTTTAGTTTGTTGCTCAGTTGCATTTCCCTCGTGGCGCAAAGCAACAACAGCTACTTTACGATCCTGGTCGGAACCTTCACTGGCAATCGCCCGGAGAACTACAAAACAGTAGAAAATTTGGGCTTTTTGTTTGCCAAAGAAAAACCCAACCAGGTTTTTGATGTGTACATCGGTGGATACGACACCGCGCTGGAAGCAGCCCAATTATTGGCTCAAGTGAAAAAGGCTGGATTTTCGGCAGCCAAAATCCAGCAATACGTCGTACGTGACAACCAATCGGTCGCTTCCATTCAAATCGCCAGCTTTGATGCATCCGCACCCGTAAACTGGGCGCGGTATCAACAACTCAACGGAGAACTGTTGGTCATTCCCAATGACAATGGAGCCAAATTACTGACGGGATTTTATCCCAATATTGAAGCAGCACGAAAAGAATTGCCCAAAATTCAAGCCCTGGGCTTTGCGGATGCCTTCGTACGTACGGTACATCCCACTTTTTTGCACCAGGTTGGTGGCTTTGAAACGGGCAACAAACCCAAAGAGATCAGTGCTACCGCTCAGATTGGCCCTAAAAAAACAACGGTTGTTGCCAAACCAGCCGTACGGCCACAGCCTACATTTTTGCCAGTTGATTACCAGTTGAATCCGGCGAACAACAATACCGTTGCCATCGTCCCTGGTGTCACCAATCCACCGGCCAGCTATTCTTCGATACCCCCGCCCAACAGCAATACGGCCAACAACAGCAACAACAACCGGCCTGCGCCGGGTGGCAATGGGCAAGCGCAGTTCAAGTGGGATACCCCGGGAGCCAATACCACTACGGCTAAAACGCCGAACCAGGTTCCGGCAAGTTATGAGGCCTCCACCTCCAATAACAGCAACAATACTTACGGCACTGCCGCACCCAACTACAATTACAACAACGCCTCTGGGGTGAAAGGGGTAAACGTACCTCCGGCAAACAACACCAACCAGGGCAACGCCCTCAATCAGAGCAATCCCAATGTTGCTCCTGTTGCCATTTACCGCGCTTCGGTAAAAGAGTTGCAGCAGGCACTGGTGCAAGAAGGTGCTTATCGCAGCGCAGTGGATGGGTATTCCAACGCGGCCACCGAGCAGGCGTATAGCGCTTTTCAAGAGCGCAACCGGCTGATGACGCGTTATGCAGCTTTAGCCCAGTTGAACGGCAATCAAAACATGACCGAAAGCACCCGCTTGCGCAAAATGTTGAACCATTTGGATCAGGATGCGAATCCTTCCGCCAGTTTGGCCAGCATCAATCATCCGCTGTCAAAAGCGTACATGGCTTATCAAAGTTTCAGCACCCGTGGACCGGGTTTTGAAACCAACAACTACATGAATGGCGCCATTCGCGACGTATTTGCCACACGCAACGTGAGCAACCAAATCAGTTTTGACAGCCGGGCGGTTTACGCATATACGGATCTACGGCAATTTATCCTGCACTTGTACTACCTCCATGCTGTGCTGGGTGATGAATATCCCCTGCCATGCTGGTTGAATGAGAAACATCCGCAGGAGAGCGGCGAAGCCCAGGGTTTGTTCAATTCCTCATCCAGTTTGCCTTTGCCTACCCAGTCTTGTACCGAGGTGGAAGACGACCAAAAGACGACCAAAGTATTGCAATTGTTGGCCGAAGACATTGGGGTAGACAAACCTGCCGAGACTTTACTCAAGCAGGCCAACGAGCATCGCAATCAACTGTATGCGGGTAAAATTCAGCTTTCGGCTACGGAACAAACCCAACTGGACGCATGGTCGACTGAACTGATGAACAAACTCAACATTTGGTCGGCTCAGGATCCCCTGCACGCTGAATTGGTGCGTGCTTTCCGGGTCGTATTTTACCAAACCCAGGTACAAATGGAAGATCACTTTATCGCTCAAGGAATGCCCGTGCCCAAGGCGCGTTACATGGCTTTGGCTACGCAGCATACTTTGGTGAGTCCTTATTTGCAGCGTTTCGAGTAA
- a CDS encoding muconolactone Delta-isomerase family protein, with protein MKRTYMVEFELPESLTEEFLALIPEQRNMVDYLMSEGKIRSYSLALDRSVLWVIVEADSEFEVMETIAQFPLSDYMHPYISELMFHNTADLALHFSMN; from the coding sequence ATGAAACGAACTTACATGGTGGAGTTTGAACTCCCAGAAAGCCTCACGGAAGAGTTTCTCGCGTTGATTCCCGAACAGCGGAATATGGTCGATTACCTCATGTCGGAAGGCAAAATTCGTTCCTATTCTCTGGCTTTGGATCGCTCGGTATTGTGGGTTATCGTAGAGGCAGATTCAGAATTTGAGGTAATGGAAACCATTGCTCAATTTCCACTGAGCGATTACATGCATCCTTACATTTCTGAATTGATGTTTCACAATACGGCTGATTTGGCGTTGCACTTTTCGATGAATTGA
- a CDS encoding GmrSD restriction endonuclease domain-containing protein, with product MSMNQPINSVIKEIFFDEEFEEMESELLTNDSTKIYADQSDPEIDGLYNRWERGKLDVQPDFQRYFVWDIIKSSRLIESALLDIPLPVIYLTEELDGKIYVIDGQQRLTAFFSFLKGYFPDNKNFKLSGLKVLKEYQGKSFKELPEDIQDKIRYCQIRTITFKKESDPNLKFEIFERLNTGSVPLNTQEIRNCIYRGKYNDLIRELAKDPDFLSLLGLKSSDQRMKDVELVLRFAAFYHSTYINYKAPMKTFFNNEMVRFQNISEYDSELLKSAFKNAVSIIKSLLGDKAFKRYYKGTDKNPDGYWEKNRFNTSLYDILMDSFARVDKNIAYANLERIKEAYITLLTTDDEFIDAIEKGTSQERRVILRFEKWRYLLSEITKDTKKLPRCFSYELKEQLYNASPICTICKNRILNIDDAAIDHIEQYWLGGQTIPENARLTHRYCNASRPRKE from the coding sequence ATGAGCATGAATCAACCTATCAACTCTGTAATTAAAGAAATTTTTTTTGATGAAGAATTTGAAGAAATGGAATCAGAGTTACTGACAAATGATTCAACAAAAATTTATGCCGATCAATCAGATCCAGAAATTGATGGACTGTACAATAGGTGGGAAAGGGGGAAACTTGACGTTCAACCTGATTTTCAACGATATTTCGTTTGGGATATCATCAAAAGTAGTAGGCTAATTGAGTCAGCACTTCTGGATATTCCACTGCCTGTCATCTACTTAACCGAAGAATTAGATGGGAAAATATATGTAATTGACGGCCAGCAAAGACTTACTGCTTTTTTTTCTTTTTTAAAAGGGTATTTCCCCGATAATAAAAATTTCAAACTAAGCGGACTTAAAGTATTAAAGGAATATCAAGGCAAATCATTCAAAGAGCTACCTGAGGATATACAAGATAAGATTAGATATTGTCAAATAAGAACAATAACTTTTAAAAAAGAATCAGATCCAAATTTAAAGTTTGAAATTTTTGAACGATTGAATACAGGATCTGTACCCTTAAATACTCAAGAAATACGCAATTGTATTTACCGAGGAAAGTATAATGACCTTATTAGAGAACTAGCTAAAGACCCTGATTTCTTATCTCTTCTTGGATTGAAATCATCAGATCAACGTATGAAAGATGTCGAATTAGTTCTAAGATTTGCCGCTTTCTATCACAGCACTTATATCAACTACAAAGCACCAATGAAAACTTTTTTTAATAACGAAATGGTTAGGTTTCAAAACATCTCAGAGTACGATAGTGAGTTACTGAAAAGTGCCTTCAAAAATGCGGTATCCATAATAAAATCGCTTTTGGGTGATAAAGCCTTTAAACGATACTATAAAGGAACAGATAAAAACCCTGACGGGTATTGGGAAAAAAACCGCTTCAATACATCTTTATATGATATATTGATGGATTCTTTTGCAAGAGTTGATAAAAATATTGCCTACGCAAATTTAGAACGGATTAAAGAGGCTTATATCACATTGTTAACCACAGATGATGAATTTATTGATGCTATTGAAAAAGGTACAAGCCAAGAAAGGAGAGTAATTCTGCGATTTGAAAAATGGCGTTATCTGCTTTCAGAGATTACCAAAGATACAAAAAAACTTCCCCGGTGTTTTTCGTACGAACTGAAAGAGCAGTTATACAATGCATCACCTATTTGCACCATTTGTAAAAATCGCATATTGAACATTGATGATGCAGCAATCGATCATATTGAACAATATTGGCTAGGCGGTCAGACTATTCCAGAGAACGCAAGGTTAACTCATCGATATTGTAATGCATCAAGACCAAGGAAAGAGTAA